In Erwinia pyrifoliae DSM 12163, the genomic window AATTGCGTTCTAGCTTACGGAAAAACGTCAGCAAAAACTACGATCGCGATAGAAATATGAGGTTAAAAACCGCAATTAGGACAGAACTCATACTGCCGGCACACCAATTCCATTCATCGCCATGCCAACACCTTTTGCTGCGCTGACTTTCACAGCACGTTTGTTTACCCGGCGGCGTGTCACCGCCATTTACAGCGCGGCGTTGCCGGGCATTGTTGCCGGATCGCGGCGTGACAAAGGGCCAGGGAACCAGGATTAGCGCGTAGCCCAGCCTTGCTGATGCAGATAATCAAGGATAAACGGGCGGCTCTCTTTGCTGAGGGTTTTCTGGATATGTTCACTCCAGCTTTCAGATCGAGGATTGCTGTCGCGGTGCTGGTAATACTGCACAAGATCCTCGTCGTATTGCGCCAGCAGTTCGCCGTCTAAGGCCCGATAACCGTTTTCATGCACCAACAGCTCCGCCGGCATACGTGGCTTACATTGCGGATCCTGAGCCGGTCTGCCCAGACACAGGCCAAACAGCGGCAGCACAAATTTGGGCAGACGCAACAGTTGCGTGACTTCTGCAATATGATTACGAATACCGCCGATGTATACGCCGCCAAAACCGAGCGATTCTGCGGCTATCATGGCATTCTGCGCCATCAGGGCCGTATCGACACAGCCCAGCAGCAGCTGCTCTGCCATACCCAGCTCCGCCTGCGGGCTGATTTGCTGCAGGCGATTGAAATCAGCACAAAAAACCCAGAATTCAGCGGCTTGTGCAACATATTGCTGGCCGCCGCTCAGTTTCACCAATGATTCACGCAAAGCGTGGTCGCTGATGCGGATAATCGAAGAGCACTGCAAAAAGCTGGAGGTGGAGGCTGACTGGGCGGCGTCCACTATAGCTGCACGCTGTTCGGCGGTGATTTTCTCGTCACTGAATGAACGGATCGAACGATGGGAACGCAATAGTTCAATGGTCGGGGTCATGGGAATATCCTGGTTTGGGTTTATCACGCAATGAACGTGCACTAAACAATGCGGGGGCGATGATTTTGGCACAGCGCCATATCTTTACCGTCGCGGCGGGCTTTCCGCTCAGCGGCCACGGCAGTCTCTCATGCAGTGCAAGGGGGGCGGCGACCAGCAGCGCAATACCCAAGACTTCCAGTAGCAGTACCGGGCGGGATAGTTGACTAAAGGCACGCATAATCACTCTCCTGGCTGCGGCTATCTGCTATGCAGAGCCAGATTGAAACCTGCAAACGGTCGGTATAGATCTGGCGAATCAGACTAACAGGTAATACCTTCTTTCTTTAAGCACGAGATGCGGGCATCATTCAGCCCATTAACTTAAAATTGCCCTACAAAAATTTCAGGAGAGCACCATGTTTGCAGTGATTTTTGGCCGTCCGGGCTGCCCATTTTGTGTACGTGCTAAAGAGCTGGCAGAGAAGCTGACTGAAGATCGTGAAGACTTTAACTTCCGCTATATCGATATCCATGCTGAAGGCATCACGAAAGCCGATCTGGAAAAAACCGTCGGTAAACCGGTAGAAACCGTTCCACAGATTTTCCTCGATCAAACTCATATCGGTGGCTGCACTGATTTTGAAGCTTA contains:
- the nfsA gene encoding oxygen-insensitive NADPH nitroreductase, producing MTPTIELLRSHRSIRSFSDEKITAEQRAAIVDAAQSASTSSFLQCSSIIRISDHALRESLVKLSGGQQYVAQAAEFWVFCADFNRLQQISPQAELGMAEQLLLGCVDTALMAQNAMIAAESLGFGGVYIGGIRNHIAEVTQLLRLPKFVLPLFGLCLGRPAQDPQCKPRMPAELLVHENGYRALDGELLAQYDEDLVQYYQHRDSNPRSESWSEHIQKTLSKESRPFILDYLHQQGWATR
- a CDS encoding DUF1418 family protein yields the protein MRAFSQLSRPVLLLEVLGIALLVAAPLALHERLPWPLSGKPAATVKIWRCAKIIAPALFSARSLRDKPKPGYSHDPDH
- a CDS encoding GrxA family glutaredoxin, encoding MFAVIFGRPGCPFCVRAKELAEKLTEDREDFNFRYIDIHAEGITKADLEKTVGKPVETVPQIFLDQTHIGGCTDFEAYAKENLGLFQ